DNA from Sulfurimonas gotlandica GD1:
AAAGGTCTGTTAAATATGCGCAAAAGTGGTGCTATGACTTTTGGTCAGGATAGTGTAAGTTCTGTTGTTTATGGAATGCCTAAAGTTGCTAATGATCTTGGTGCGGTTGTTAAACAAAATTCTCTTAAAGCGCTTCCAAGAGATATCTTAAAATATTTAGAAAAGGTTTAAATTTATGAAAAATATATTGATTGTAGATGATAGTAAATTTATCCGAACAGTTGTTAAAGAAGAAATCTCAAAAATAGTACAAGCCAATATGTTTATGGCTCAATCTTATGAGCAAGCGAAGCGTTTTATGGAAGAAAATGTCTTTGATATAGCAGTCTTAGATGTGCACCTTCCAGATGCAGACAATGGTGAAGTTATTGATCTTGCACTTAAATATGATATTCCAATAATTGTTTTAAGCAGCGGAATAAATGAGACTATTAAAAACATAGTTTTAGAAAAAAATATCGTAGAGTATGTTTCTAAAAGTGATCCTCAAAGTATAAGTTATATAGCTACATCTGTAAATAGAATACTTAAAAATTGTGATGAAACTGTTCTTATTGTTGATGATTCAGAAAGTACAAGAGAGTTACTAAAGACTTATTTACAAAAACTTCAAATTAATGTTTTAGAAGCTCATGATGCTGAAGAAGCAGTAGAAATATTAAAAGCAAATCACATATCTTTGGTCTTGATAGATTATAAACTCCCTACTATGAATGGTATGGATTTGACAATGCTATTGCGTCAAACTTATTCTAAAGATAGACTTGCAATAATCGCTATAAGTGCGCATAACAGCAAAGCAATAGCTACAAATTTTTTACGTCAAGGTGCGAATGATTTTCTTGCTAAACCGTTTACATATGAAGAGTTTAGTACAAGGGTAAATGTAAACATAGAACTCATAGACTTGTTTACAGAAAATAAAAACAAATCAAAAGAGGTAGAGGCTGCCTATAAGCTTTTCAACAATGGTAATATTATCGTTTTTAAATGGAAAAATACGACTGACTGGCCTGTTGAATATGTTTCTGAGAGTTTGGAAAATATCTTAGGATATAAACCAGAAGCATTTCTAAACTCCCATATCAAGTATAGTAAAATTATTCATGAAGATGATTTAGAGAGAGTTTTTATTGAAGTTCAAGAGAACTCGCAAAAGAGAGTTGCTTCATTTCAGCATGAAGACTACAGAATAAAACGTCATGATGGAAGTTATGCCTGGATACATGACACAACACAGATAGTTTATGACAGTAATAAAGACATAAGTCACTATATCGGATACATTGTTGACATAACAGAACAAAGAGAAAAAGAAGAAGAACTTCACGATTATATTGAGCGCTTTAACTTGGCAATTGAGAGTAGTCGTGATGGACTCTGGGACTGGAGCATCAAAAAAAATACAATGTTCTGTTCAACTGCACTTTTAACAATGCTTGGATATGAGAATGATGATGTTGAGTGTAGTTTTGAGTTCTTAAAAAGACTTGTTCATCCGGATGATGTAGGAGATGCTGAGAAAAAACTTCATGAGCATCTAAATGCCAACACGGAGTATTATGAAACTGAGTATAGAGTAATGACTAAGTCTGGTGAATATAAGTGGATTTTAAATCGTGCAAAAGTTCTTTTTGATAAAGAGTGGGCTCCAGATAGAGTTATCGGTTTTTACACTGATATAGACAGTAGAAAAGAGCTTGAACTTAGGTTAGAGCATCTAAGTATGACTGATAAATTAACTGGCCTGCTAAATCGTAATGGGTTAATTGAAAATTTTGAAATCTTCCAAAAAAGTGCTCAAAGATTTGACCGTAAAATGGGTTTGATGTTTATAGACCTTGATGGCTTTAAAAAAGTTAATGATACTCTTGGACATGCCGCAGGTGATGAAGTCCTTATTATCATAAGTGATAGACTTCAAAGTATGAGCAGAAGTAATGAGATTGCTGTTCGTATTGGTGGAGATGAGTTTGTAATTTTCATCCCTGAGTACGAAGATATTGATGAACTATCATCACTCTCTCAACGTATTTTAGATAGCTTTAGCATACCACTTAGCATAAAAGATGGTGAAGTCTCTATCGGCATGAGTATCGGTATAGCAACCGCAGATAATAGAGAAACTTTAGATGAGATCTTGTCTAGAGCTGATGAGGCGATGTATAAGGTTAAAAAAAGCGGTAAAGATGGCTACGCCTTTGCTGATATTTCTACTAAAGAGTAAAATTATTATATAAATATTTCACCCAAGTTCAAAATGCTATAATGAGGACATGAGTAAAACAACACTAATGGCCATTTTAGTAATTATGTTTGTTGCAGTGATAGTTGTTATAAAAGAGAGTAGAGAAGACTTGTCAAAAAATATTTTAGATAAAGATGCTGTAATACTGGCATTTGGAGATAGTTTAACACACGGTTTTGGTGCATCTATTAAGGATAGTTATCCTGCACAGCTAGAGAAAAAAACTGGACTAAAAGTCATTAATGCTGGGATAAACGGTGAGACTACTTCTGAGGGATTGCTTCGCCTTCCTAAGTTCTTAGAACAAAAACCAGACTTAGTTATTCTTTGTCATGGTGGTAATGACATCCTTCAAAAGCTATCACAAGAAAATCTAAAAAGTAATCTGCAAAAGATGGTAAGACTTATAAAGCAAAGTGGAGCGGAAGTTATTTTGGTCGCTGTACCTGATTTTCATATGTTTGGTTTTGGTACACTTTCACTATATGCTGAAGTTGCTGATGAAGTAGGAATATTACTAGAAGATGATGTACTGACTCATATAGAGCTAAATAGAGCTCTAAAGAGTGACTATGTACACCCAAATGAAAAAGGGTACGAGATGATGGCGAATGCCTTTGTGAAAATTCTTAAAGATTATAAATTTATTGCACCTTAACTGCAAATTTAGTTCCCCTAATAGCAACAGTTCCATCTGGAGTTTTTAAAATAAAATCTTCCGGTGAGAGTTCACCAATTTTTCCAGACTCAAAAGCGATAGAACCTTTTTCCAAAAATAGTTCAAACTCATACTCTTTTTCTGTTGGTTTAAAAAGAAACTTCTCTAGTTTAATCAGGCTGTTTGAACCTAAAACCAAGCTTGAACCATCTTTAAATATAATAGTTACAGAACTCTTCTCTTTAGTTATTAGAATCATTCCGCTATCTAGAGTGCTTCCACTCTTAATG
Protein-coding regions in this window:
- a CDS encoding diguanylate cyclase domain-containing protein; this translates as MKNILIVDDSKFIRTVVKEEISKIVQANMFMAQSYEQAKRFMEENVFDIAVLDVHLPDADNGEVIDLALKYDIPIIVLSSGINETIKNIVLEKNIVEYVSKSDPQSISYIATSVNRILKNCDETVLIVDDSESTRELLKTYLQKLQINVLEAHDAEEAVEILKANHISLVLIDYKLPTMNGMDLTMLLRQTYSKDRLAIIAISAHNSKAIATNFLRQGANDFLAKPFTYEEFSTRVNVNIELIDLFTENKNKSKEVEAAYKLFNNGNIIVFKWKNTTDWPVEYVSESLENILGYKPEAFLNSHIKYSKIIHEDDLERVFIEVQENSQKRVASFQHEDYRIKRHDGSYAWIHDTTQIVYDSNKDISHYIGYIVDITEQREKEEELHDYIERFNLAIESSRDGLWDWSIKKNTMFCSTALLTMLGYENDDVECSFEFLKRLVHPDDVGDAEKKLHEHLNANTEYYETEYRVMTKSGEYKWILNRAKVLFDKEWAPDRVIGFYTDIDSRKELELRLEHLSMTDKLTGLLNRNGLIENFEIFQKSAQRFDRKMGLMFIDLDGFKKVNDTLGHAAGDEVLIIISDRLQSMSRSNEIAVRIGGDEFVIFIPEYEDIDELSSLSQRILDSFSIPLSIKDGEVSIGMSIGIATADNRETLDEILSRADEAMYKVKKSGKDGYAFADISTKE
- a CDS encoding GDSL-type esterase/lipase family protein, coding for MSKTTLMAILVIMFVAVIVVIKESREDLSKNILDKDAVILAFGDSLTHGFGASIKDSYPAQLEKKTGLKVINAGINGETTSEGLLRLPKFLEQKPDLVILCHGGNDILQKLSQENLKSNLQKMVRLIKQSGAEVILVAVPDFHMFGFGTLSLYAEVADEVGILLEDDVLTHIELNRALKSDYVHPNEKGYEMMANAFVKILKDYKFIAP
- a CDS encoding FecR family protein codes for the protein MKYILSILLLLTSLNAVEIAFAKSVKGDVTVKSGDNTSNIKSGSTLDSGMILITKEKSSVTIIFKDGSSLVLGSNSLIKLEKFLFKPTEKEYEFELFLEKGSIAFESGKIGELSPEDFILKTPDGTVAIRGTKFAVKVQ